The Patescibacteria group bacterium DNA window AAATGGATTGTATCTTTTGTCCGTTGTTGCGCCCGTGTCTACAAAAGATCGGTTACAAAAAAATGCTCTCGTTGCGAGAGGTTTTGTCTATTGTTCCGCCCGGCAGGGAATTACAGGGGCGAAAAAAAGTTTGGATCCAAATTTAACCAAGTATTTAAAAACCGTTCGGCGTTTCTTTAAAATTCCAGTCGCGGTCGGTTTTGGCATTTCCCGTCGAGAACAAGTTGATGTAATCGCCGCTTATGCCGACGTTGTGGTCGTTGGGAGTGCCATAATCGATCTTATACACAAATCAGACTCAAAAAAAGTGCTTACAAATGTTGAGCACTTTGTCAGAGAGCTCTGTGTAAAGAAATAGGGTTTTATGTGTGGAGAAGGGCTCGGTTGTTTTCTGCTATAATAAGTAGCAAATGTTCATCGAAGAGAAACAATTTAGGAATTTTATTCAGGATTCCGGTTTAGTAACTAAAGCTGATCTTGAAGAAACTGAAAAAGAAGCGGACAAAAAAGACGAAAGCGTCGGTTCTATTTTGGTGAGTAAGGGCAAAATTACTGAAGACGAGTTGAGGAAAATCCAAGCGTATATTTTAGGGATTACATTTGTGGATTTGAAAGATCAGAAGATTGATTTCGAGGTACTCTCCATGATTCCCGAACCGATTGCGCGCAGTCACAACATTGTGGCGTTTAAAAAGACCGCTGATAGTTTGGAAGTGGCCATGCTCGATACCGATGATTTGGCGGCTATCGACTTTATCAAAAAGAAAGTTCATTTGAAGATTCTATCGCGATTGACTGACACGGCTTCTATTAAAAGCGTTCTTTTGCAGTATCAAAAAAGTCTTAAGGCGGAGTTCGGTGATATTATTCAGAAAGAATCAGCCTCAATAAAAATTAGCGCAGATTCAGAAGGTGGCTCAAACATGAGCGCCAATGAGTTGAAAAAGATGGCGGAGGATTTGCCGGTTATTCGAATTATCGATACTTTGCTCAAACATGCGGTGTTGCAAAATGCTTCGGACATTCACATTGAGCCGATGGAAAATCAGGTGCTCGTTCGGTATCGAATCGACGGAATTTTGCACGACACGATGACCCTGCCGAAAAACGCTGGGGACAGTATCACGGCGCGCCTCAAAGTGCTTTCGAATTTGAAACTCGATGAGAAAAGATTGCCACAAGACGGTCGGTTCAAAGTTGATCTAGGAAATGAAAAAGTTTCTTTCCGCGTTTCTATTTTACCGACATATTATGGAGAAAAAACTGTTATGCGTTTGTTGCGAGAAAGTGCTGGCGGGTTTACGCTCGAAGGTCTAGGATTTCACGGCGAATCATTGGAAAAAATTCACGCAGGCATGAAATTAAAAACCGGTATGATTTTGACCACCGGCCCTACAGGTTCAGGAAAAACCACGACGCTCTACACCATTCTCGATATTTTAAATACCCCAGAGGTTAACATTTCCACCATTGAAGATCCTGTCGAATATCAAATGGCTCGGGTCAATCAAACGCAAGTAAAGCCTGAAATTGGTTTTACCTTTGGATCGGGATTGCGTTCTCTTGTGCGACAGGACCCAGATATTGTGATGGTGGGAGAAATTCGCGACAATGAAACGGCGTCGTTGGCAGTCAACGCGTCACTCACTGGACACTTAGTGCTTTCGACACTGCATACCAACTCGGCCGCAGGGGCTATTCCTCGACTTGTCGATATGAAAGTCGAACCCTTTTTGATTGTTTCGACAGTGAACGTGGTTATTGCGCAACGATTGGTGCGAAAATTGTGCGCCGTGAAGGATAAATATTTTTTGGACAAGGCTGCGCTTGCTACGCTCGCTAAGTCAGTTGATTTAAACCGAGTTTTAAAAGAATTGAAAGATGAAAAAATAGTAGATAAGGATGCGATCTGGGAAAAAATTCAATTTTATAAACCAAAACCTTCCGCCGAATCAAAAGACGGTTACAGTAGTCGCGTCGGCATTCACGAAACTTTGAAAGTGACGAGCAGTATCAAGGAGCTTATTTTGCGGGGCTCGCCATCAGACGTGATTGAGGCGCAGGCTCGCAAGGAAGGAATGCTCACTATGCTCGAAGACGGCATTTTCAAGGCGGTGATGGGGCTGACAACAATTGAGGAAGTGTTCCGCGTGGTGTCAGAGTAGTTTTGAAGTTATGAAATTTAAATTTAAGGCACAAAAAGCCAACGGGGAAATGTACGACGATGTGCAAGAAGCCGTCGATAAATTTACCCTGTATCGGAATATCAAAAAGGCTGGTGATGTTGTGATTTCTGCTACTGAAATTACACCCGCTCAAAAGTTCGACGTAATGAATTATTTGAAATTTCTCGGCAAAGTTAAGACCCATGACAAAATCACTTTCGCTCACAATTTGGGATCAATGCTCGAAGTGGGGTTGCCACTTTCCCGCGCGCTGACGGTGATTGAGAGACAGAGCAAAAAGAAAAGTTTGCAAGACTTGATGCTATCGTTAAATGATAATATCAAAAAAGGTAAAACCTTAAGTCAAGGAATGGCCGAATTCCCCAATGTGTTTTCGAAACTGTTTATTTCAATGGTTAAAGCCGGAGAGGAGAGCGGTAGTTTGGCCAGCTCATTGAAGGCCGTGGCCTTGCAAATGGGAAATATGTACGATTTGGAGAAAAAAATTCGTGGGGCCATGATTTATCCAGCAATTATTTTGACGGTTATGTTGATTATCGGAGGATTGATGCTTACGTTTGTTGTTCCTACGTTAACAAAAACATTCAAGGAACTAAAGGCAGAATTACCTTTTTCCACACAGATTATTATCACTATCAGTGATTTTCTTAGAGATCACACCCTCCTCGCTTTCGGGGGCCTTATATTATTTTTTGTTTCTCTCTATTATTTTTTGAAAACAACTATTGGCCGAAGAGTTTTTGATTTTGCGATTCTCCGGATACCGCTCATTTCCACTTTGGTAAAAGAAACCAATACCGCTCGTACCGCGCGCACATTATCATCTCTACTTTCAGCGGGAGTTTCTGTAACGAGTGCAGTTAGCATTACGAGCGATGTTTTGCAAAATTCATATTACAAAGAGGTTTTGTTGGTTGCGGAAAAAAATATTGAAAAGGGTTCGCCGATGTCTGTTGTGTTTGTTGAACGTGAAGACTTGTACCCGCCATTTCTTTCAGAAATGTTGGCGGTAGGCGAGGAAACTGGAAAAATTTCTGAAATGCTCTCTGGTGTGGCCACCTTTTTTGAGGACGAAGTTTCTCAAAAAACTAAAAATATGGCTACAGTTATTGAGCCATTTCTCATGGTTTTTATAGGCGCCGCTGTCGGATTTTTTGCTTACTCAATGATCACTCCGATGTACACGGTTCTCAATAATGTTTAGGCGTTGTTATTATTTTTGAGTTTCTTGATGAAAACAATAGCGCCGAGAGCGGCAATGCCAAGAAATGCCGGTAGCATCCAAAGTTTTGAAGCGCCACTTTTGGCAGTCGGGGCGTCAGGTACTTTTGTATTTTCATCAGGATTTTCCGTCGTCTCATTTTCAGAAGTTTCGGCTGAGAGTTTTTGATCGTAGCTAAATCCTGAACTTCCTGTGGAATTTATATTTCCAGAAATATTTGGCTTGATGGTCGAGTCTGGCATCGGTTGGAGGGTTTTGCTGTCGGGAAACGTAGCGTAGACAATAGCCTCAGCGTTTTGTGTCAGTAGTAAAAAAAGAGTGGTTACGATAACAAAAAATATTTTTTTTGTGTTCATTTTCATGTGTTAATCGCTTAACCAGCTTATGATTTGATAGCCAGAAGACGAAAGAGGAAAACTTGGCGGAGGAGCATAGAGAAGATTGCTGTCGTAGACGTCATTTGTCGTTTGATATCCCGAGGCGATGAGGCCAAGTGGAGTGACATATGACCACGTCCACTGACCAAACGACATGATTGATCCGAAAATGGTAATGCTGTTTTTGACGTTTCCTGTGTGGTGGAAAATTTCAACACTACCATTTTGGGAGATCATGGCGGCATCAATTTCAATGTCGTTGGAGGAGTGACTTGTTACGACCACATCTTTTTGTGCAATTAATCCTAAAACATTTGTTCCGTCTTTGGCCGCATAGATGATGTTGTCTGGAATGTAAATAGTTGGAGCGGTCGCAGGATTATATGGCAGGAGTGCCGCGGCAACTGTTGCGCGTCCATTGACCGTACCCTCTACCCACACTTTATCCTCAACATAAATGATGCCGTTGGCAGGGATTGCTTGGGTAAATTGTAGACTTCTGTTGTTGTAATCAGTAAACTCGTTGTGAGCGACGCCGTTTACATCCCAGCCTGGCAGATTTCCTTTTAAATTTGTCACTTTGTAAACACTGACAGTACCAGCGGCATTAAATACCAACGAGTACCCTTGAGCATTTGAAGGAGGAAGATACATTCCTCCACTTTGAGCGTTGCTTTTGATGCTTGCTAGATCTGATGTTAAGGAAGAGAAGTCAACGGCGGGTACAGGAAATTGCCAGAAATTTTTTACCGATTGATCCGCGTTACCCCAAACTCCGTTTTTGGTAGTAGGACACGGGTTACCTTGAGATGTGGGGCAGGTGTAGGTGGATTTTGCAGAACCTATCGGCGCATTGCCAACACCATCAAAACGTACGCCGTTGTTTGATTGTAATTCTCCACTGACCGTTTCCATGTCGCCAATCCAAATCACATCGTTGCTCAGAAAAGAAAATTTTGCGAGTGATGGAATGCCGTAGCGTGCTGTAATGCTGCGCGTGATGTTGGGGTTGCGCGTGGTCGCTCCTTCGGATCTGATTGTGACGATTGTTGAGCCGGCTAGCGGTGGGGTAATGGTGAGGGTAAATTGACCAATGGTTTCTTGGGTATCGAAGTCGACATAGTTGTGGGTGTAGGGTCCGGTCGCATTTGTTCCGTCTTTATAGTCGCTTGGAAAATGCGCGAGATGCCACTGATAATAATTTATTCCTGTTTCGGCGATTTGAAGGCTTTGTTCACGATCGATAGTTGCTACCAGTACTCTCACAGCTCCGGCGACAAAATTAATAACGGGAAGCATCATTAAAGAGAAAACAAAAATGATGACGAGGAGGTAGATCAAGGTGAAGCCACGAGGAGATGGAACACGCAACACAGAACATGGAACAGGGGGAAGTGAGCGGGGAGAAGAAGCCCGCGCGCAAAGCGCGCGGGCTTCTTCTGGTTTTCTGTTACGTGTTCTATGCTCCATGTTATATGTTTCTTAATTGCCGAGGTTAGTTTTCAAATTTCTGATTGTTGCTCCACCGGTAACGATAAAAGTGCTCGTGGAATTTTTAATATCCTGATTGATTAAAATCATGTTTATTTTAATAAATTTTACCATAGTTAAATTGACTGGTTGAGAAAGTGGCGTGCTTGTGCCGGCGTAGTTACTGTCGTAATAGTAAAACACCGGTGTGGCTCCTTGAGAGAGTCCTGTTTGGACGATTTTCACTACTTCAGAAGAGGTGTTGTAGGTTGGAGGAGTGCCCGTCGGAGTGATTACCCCCTTGTATAATTTATTATTTGAGAGGTAATAGCGAAGCCTATAAATGATTGAGTTTGGCGCACCATACCCTGAATACAAAATAAGTTGGGTACTGCTGGCTTCGCTGATGGGGTACGAACCGCCGTTGCCCACGGTTGCGGTCCTGACTTCATTGGTAAAATCAAAAATTACTTTTCTGGCTTGGTTAGTACTACTGACTGCAAGATTTTGTTGCCTGGCTGTGTTGAAGGTGGTTTGAAAGAGCGCCGCGATTCCACCGATCAGCATCGAAAAAATAAATATAGCCATGAGCATTTCAAGTACTGTAAATCCGCGCTGGTTGCGCATGGAATTTTTTTGCACTACGGCAGTCTTAAAAAGTTTCATGATGCGTGTGGAGTTAATGTGAGAGTAAGATTTCGAGGGTCCCATATCCAGAGACGTTTACAGGGTTAATTATTTGAGTTTGATAGTCACTCAGACTCACTCTGACTTGATAATTCGTGTTTTCAAGGTCTGGGAACATGGCCTGTCCCGGAGTAAAACATCCTGAAACGTAATTGACGCTGATGCTCGTCAGCACAGGAGTTTTAGAATTGTCAGTCGTTGAAAGAAAAGTTTTGTATCTGAGGTAGCGCATATTGTTATTACTCGAGTGTATTGTTGTTCCGGGGACAGTGAAGTATGTACCGTTTGTACCGTCAGGTCCGACATAGTTCCATGTTGCATTGTCACTGTTGGTGGCGATTTGAAATTTAACGGTCGTTGCAGGATCTTGCGAGGTTGGCTGCCAAAGGAGGTTGGTGTATTGGGTTTCTGTTGTGCCGGTATCAAATGTTGAAGATTCAAGAGATCCCGCCATAGCGTATGAGACACCGCCATAATCGGCGAGCCTTAATCCAGACGGAATACCAAGCGTATTTACATTGCCATCATCTTGAAAATATTTGCTTGGGTTAACGAAATTAACTTGGCCCGATCCATCTGACCACTCTTCCTGGCTCCAGACACTGCCGCTTGTCATCTCGGTGACATCAAATACGCTTGGATCAGTCAGGTTTACACTTGCGCCTTGAAGGGGGTTCCCGGTCGATGAATCTTTTACGATTACCAAGAGGCTGTTGTCGGTTTTTGGTCCAAGCACAAGCGTGTATGTCTGGCTGGTGTCCGGCAAAATATTTATTTGTTGAATTGGAGATGAACCATAAATCATGTAGGTATTCCCAATCAGCGCCGGAGTATAACTGTCCCATTCCAAGTTTGGAAGAGAAATTTGTCCGCTACCATTTGAGGTGTAGGAGTTATTAAATTTATAAACACTTGGGGTTCCAATCAACTTTGCCCCGCGTACCCCAAGTCCGACATTTGGAATGGCGGTGCAGGTTTGGTTTAGGGTGTTGAAAACTAAATCACTCAAAAGATCGATTGAAAAACTTATCTGAGTAGCTTGGCCCGCGAGGATGGTGCCGTCGGGCTTGGTCGGGCTCGGATTGCCAACACTAATTGGGTAGGTTTGGTCGGTGGAGTAACCATTTTTTGTGACTACAACATGATAACTATTGGCGCTGGCAGGTAAACCAACTTCAGCCCAGTTACCTTGGGCGTCACTGGTTCTTGTCAGATTGATATCGGGAACAAGGCTTGTGTTGGTGATGGTGATGGTGGCATTTGGTACCGGCTGGCCAACCGCATCAAAAACTTTTATCGAAAGCGCTCCGCCTCCAGTTAAACCCTCAAGGCCTTTTGGGGAGAGTGTGCTTAAGAAACTCGTCGTGACATTTGTCAGAGTATTTTTAATATATAGCTTGAGTTGCTTGTAGTCGTTTGGTGAGATGTCAGTGCCAGCGAGAATCGTACCATCAGCGGGATCATCGATGTAGGTAACGACATAATAAATTTGGTAGCTGGTGCCGTTTATGGTTGCGTTAGTAGGACTTGCAAAGTCTGGAAGGTTTCCATGTGGGTTACCGTTTTCTGTACCGATTTGAGAGTACGGAAGATTTCGAGCGATTTCTAAGTACTGATCAGCGAGCCCGGAGAGTGTCGTATTTTCGCGAAAATTTCGGGATTGTCGAACCAACGCCAGCGCTGTCGTGGTGACTGCAATAAGTAATAATGAAAATACTGCAAGACTGACAAGACTTTCAACCAGCGTAAACCCCCGACTTTTCTCAGCGTGAGCTTTTTGGTTTTGCGTTCCAATTTTAGAGGAGAGCATGGTGGTACTATTGGCAGTATTTTACCATGATTTCCGGATGAATTATAGAGTATTTTGAAATCCAGCGCTTCTGTTTTTTGTGCATGACGGGTGTTATAATTCCTCGTATGAAAAATCGGAAAATAATTGTAGCCAATTGGAAAATGAATCCAAAAACGGACCTCGAGGCCCGTACTCTTTTTGCCGCGACCAAGCGAAGTGCGAAAATTTGTAAAAAAATCGATGTGGTTGTTTGTCCTCCAGTCTTGTATGCGCCTTTTTTTAAAAAAACCGACAGTAAAAATCTTTTTCTTGGAGCGCAAAATATTTTTTGGGAACAAGGTGGTTCATACACCGGAGAAGTGAGTGCCGAGATGGTTTCGGATATCGGAGCATCGTTCGCTATTATCGGTCATTCAGAAAGAAGAGCGTTTGGTGAAACCGATGCGATGGTTTCTAAAAAAGTTTTAGCCGCTCTTCGTTCTAAAATTACTGTAATTTTGTGTATTGGCGAGAAAGAGAGAGATGCTAGCGGCGCCTACTATGAGTTTTTGAAAAATCAAATTCGAACCTCTCTCTTTGGTGTTAAGGGTAATTCCGTGAAAAATATTTTAATTGCCTATGAACCCGTGTGGGCGATTGGGAAAAGTTTTAAGGATGCCATGAAGCCAGCAGAGCTCTACGAGATGACGATTTTTATCAAAAAAGTTTTTGCTGATTTGTTTGGTGCCGATGTAGCGCACGCGCTACAGATTTTGTACGGCGGTTCGGTTAATTTCGAAAACGCAAAAAGTATCGTCACTGAGGGTCAAGTTGACGGTTTTATAATTGGCAGAGAAAGTGTGGATCCAGAAAATTTTAAAAAGCTCCTCACTGTGGTCAATGCAATATAAATTTAAAAAAATTGAGGACGCTCCTATTTCTTCCGGTACGAAGGTTTTACTTCGCCTTGATCTCAACGTGCCAATTGTGGATGGACAAGTTCGCGATGATTTTAGGATTAAAAAAAGTTTGAAAACTTTAGAGTTTTTAAAAAATCGCGGAGCGAAAACGATTATCATCGCTCACACCGACAGCAAAGAAACTGACTCTCTGAAAGTGGTGGCTGAGTATCTCAATACGATTATCAAAGTTGATTTTGTTCCCTCTTTAGAAGAACTCCCCGAGCGCCTTGGGGCGCTCGGGGACGGAGGAATTTTATTTTTGGAAAATATTCGCAACAATCCTGGAGAAATTAAAAATGATCTTCATTTTGCGCAGACGCTCGCTTCGCTTGCGGATATCTACGTTAATGACGCGTTTTCAGTTTCTCATCGTGCTCACGCTTCGATTGTTGGCATTCCAAATTTTTTGCCGAGTTACGCTGGATTTTTGTTTTGTGAGGAAGTGGTCCATGTGTCTCGAGCGTTTAATCCGCCGAGACCCTTCTTGTTTATCTTGGCTGGTGCAAATAAAAAATTAACCAGCACATCTTTGGTCTCTGAAACAAAATTTCCTCTTGTGACCAAGTTTTTAAAATCGGCCGACTCTGTGTTTGTCGGCGGAGCGCTTGCCAACGACCTTTTCAAGGCTGAAGGTTTTGAAATCGGACACTCGAAACATTCTGAGTCTGATTTCGGTTTCGAGGCGATGTTGCACAATCCAAAACTACTATTACCGCTCGATGTTGTTGTGGGAGACCCTCAAAACAAAATTTCAAAAAAACCAAACCAAATTCTTCCTGAAGAAATTGTCTTTGATGCTGGGCAAGAAACCTTGACGATGCTCACTGAAAAATTAAAATCAGCTCAATTTGTTCTTTGGAATGGCACGATCGGTGCTTATGAACAAGGTTTCGTCGAAGGTACGGAAGCTTTAGCGAAGGCGATTGCAGAAAGCGGAGTTGAGGCGATTGTTGGTGGAGGAGACACGCTTGCGGCTATCGACAAATTGGCGTTGAACGATAAATTTTCTTTTGTTTCAACGGGTGGTGGAGCGATGCTTGATTTTTTGGCTAGCGAAACTCTGCCCGGCATTGCCGCGCTCGAAGCGAGCGCGGCTCATAACTGATCGGCACTTCTCGATTTGACCGTCCGCCATAAATATGCAAAATGGGGGATAGAACACAAACGAAAGGCAACTATGTCACAGCAAAGTTTGCAGGAAATGGACGCGCCAACCTTTTTGGCGAAAGTGGACGGACTTTTGGATTTCATAAAGCGTCAAGCCGACGCTGACTCAATTGGCGAGTGGGCGCTCGACGCGTTGAAAGAGGAAATCCGCCGTCGGCTTCTCGATGAGAAAAAGCCTCAAGCCGAGCCTTTTCACATCCATGCGGAGGTTGGAGGTTTTGCTTGGGCCAATGTGCTTCCGTCTGATAGCCCATTTTCGCCAGGCTTCGGTTTTACGGAAAACCCTTTCTATGTGCTGGTACACGGAATGGTTGGGAAGGATCACAAAATTTTGAGAGTCAACCTCGTTGGGGTGGAAGCAGTACGAATTTACCTAGCTGGCCTCGAGGCAGCTTCGAAGTACGGCTTCAAGTTTACGGTATG harbors:
- a CDS encoding GspE/PulE family protein, which gives rise to MFIEEKQFRNFIQDSGLVTKADLEETEKEADKKDESVGSILVSKGKITEDELRKIQAYILGITFVDLKDQKIDFEVLSMIPEPIARSHNIVAFKKTADSLEVAMLDTDDLAAIDFIKKKVHLKILSRLTDTASIKSVLLQYQKSLKAEFGDIIQKESASIKISADSEGGSNMSANELKKMAEDLPVIRIIDTLLKHAVLQNASDIHIEPMENQVLVRYRIDGILHDTMTLPKNAGDSITARLKVLSNLKLDEKRLPQDGRFKVDLGNEKVSFRVSILPTYYGEKTVMRLLRESAGGFTLEGLGFHGESLEKIHAGMKLKTGMILTTGPTGSGKTTTLYTILDILNTPEVNISTIEDPVEYQMARVNQTQVKPEIGFTFGSGLRSLVRQDPDIVMVGEIRDNETASLAVNASLTGHLVLSTLHTNSAAGAIPRLVDMKVEPFLIVSTVNVVIAQRLVRKLCAVKDKYFLDKAALATLAKSVDLNRVLKELKDEKIVDKDAIWEKIQFYKPKPSAESKDGYSSRVGIHETLKVTSSIKELILRGSPSDVIEAQARKEGMLTMLEDGIFKAVMGLTTIEEVFRVVSE
- a CDS encoding type II secretion system F family protein; amino-acid sequence: MKFKFKAQKANGEMYDDVQEAVDKFTLYRNIKKAGDVVISATEITPAQKFDVMNYLKFLGKVKTHDKITFAHNLGSMLEVGLPLSRALTVIERQSKKKSLQDLMLSLNDNIKKGKTLSQGMAEFPNVFSKLFISMVKAGEESGSLASSLKAVALQMGNMYDLEKKIRGAMIYPAIILTVMLIIGGLMLTFVVPTLTKTFKELKAELPFSTQIIITISDFLRDHTLLAFGGLILFFVSLYYFLKTTIGRRVFDFAILRIPLISTLVKETNTARTARTLSSLLSAGVSVTSAVSITSDVLQNSYYKEVLLVAEKNIEKGSPMSVVFVEREDLYPPFLSEMLAVGEETGKISEMLSGVATFFEDEVSQKTKNMATVIEPFLMVFIGAAVGFFAYSMITPMYTVLNNV
- a CDS encoding pilus assembly PilX N-terminal domain-containing protein, whose product is MEHRTRNRKPEEARALCARASSPRSLPPVPCSVLRVPSPRGFTLIYLLVIIFVFSLMMLPVINFVAGAVRVLVATIDREQSLQIAETGINYYQWHLAHFPSDYKDGTNATGPYTHNYVDFDTQETIGQFTLTITPPLAGSTIVTIRSEGATTRNPNITRSITARYGIPSLAKFSFLSNDVIWIGDMETVSGELQSNNGVRFDGVGNAPIGSAKSTYTCPTSQGNPCPTTKNGVWGNADQSVKNFWQFPVPAVDFSSLTSDLASIKSNAQSGGMYLPPSNAQGYSLVFNAAGTVSVYKVTNLKGNLPGWDVNGVAHNEFTDYNNRSLQFTQAIPANGIIYVEDKVWVEGTVNGRATVAAALLPYNPATAPTIYIPDNIIYAAKDGTNVLGLIAQKDVVVTSHSSNDIEIDAAMISQNGSVEIFHHTGNVKNSITIFGSIMSFGQWTWSYVTPLGLIASGYQTTNDVYDSNLLYAPPPSFPLSSSGYQIISWLSD
- a CDS encoding prepilin-type N-terminal cleavage/methylation domain-containing protein yields the protein MKLFKTAVVQKNSMRNQRGFTVLEMLMAIFIFSMLIGGIAALFQTTFNTARQQNLAVSSTNQARKVIFDFTNEVRTATVGNGGSYPISEASSTQLILYSGYGAPNSIIYRLRYYLSNNKLYKGVITPTGTPPTYNTSSEVVKIVQTGLSQGATPVFYYYDSNYAGTSTPLSQPVNLTMVKFIKINMILINQDIKNSTSTFIVTGGATIRNLKTNLGN
- a CDS encoding carboxypeptidase regulatory-like domain-containing protein produces the protein MLSSKIGTQNQKAHAEKSRGFTLVESLVSLAVFSLLLIAVTTTALALVRQSRNFRENTTLSGLADQYLEIARNLPYSQIGTENGNPHGNLPDFASPTNATINGTSYQIYYVVTYIDDPADGTILAGTDISPNDYKQLKLYIKNTLTNVTTSFLSTLSPKGLEGLTGGGALSIKVFDAVGQPVPNATITITNTSLVPDINLTRTSDAQGNWAEVGLPASANSYHVVVTKNGYSTDQTYPISVGNPSPTKPDGTILAGQATQISFSIDLLSDLVFNTLNQTCTAIPNVGLGVRGAKLIGTPSVYKFNNSYTSNGSGQISLPNLEWDSYTPALIGNTYMIYGSSPIQQINILPDTSQTYTLVLGPKTDNSLLVIVKDSSTGNPLQGASVNLTDPSVFDVTEMTSGSVWSQEEWSDGSGQVNFVNPSKYFQDDGNVNTLGIPSGLRLADYGGVSYAMAGSLESSTFDTGTTETQYTNLLWQPTSQDPATTVKFQIATNSDNATWNYVGPDGTNGTYFTVPGTTIHSSNNNMRYLRYKTFLSTTDNSKTPVLTSISVNYVSGCFTPGQAMFPDLENTNYQVRVSLSDYQTQIINPVNVSGYGTLEILLSH
- the tpiA gene encoding triose-phosphate isomerase, with product MKNRKIIVANWKMNPKTDLEARTLFAATKRSAKICKKIDVVVCPPVLYAPFFKKTDSKNLFLGAQNIFWEQGGSYTGEVSAEMVSDIGASFAIIGHSERRAFGETDAMVSKKVLAALRSKITVILCIGEKERDASGAYYEFLKNQIRTSLFGVKGNSVKNILIAYEPVWAIGKSFKDAMKPAELYEMTIFIKKVFADLFGADVAHALQILYGGSVNFENAKSIVTEGQVDGFIIGRESVDPENFKKLLTVVNAI
- the pgk gene encoding phosphoglycerate kinase translates to MQYKFKKIEDAPISSGTKVLLRLDLNVPIVDGQVRDDFRIKKSLKTLEFLKNRGAKTIIIAHTDSKETDSLKVVAEYLNTIIKVDFVPSLEELPERLGALGDGGILFLENIRNNPGEIKNDLHFAQTLASLADIYVNDAFSVSHRAHASIVGIPNFLPSYAGFLFCEEVVHVSRAFNPPRPFLFILAGANKKLTSTSLVSETKFPLVTKFLKSADSVFVGGALANDLFKAEGFEIGHSKHSESDFGFEAMLHNPKLLLPLDVVVGDPQNKISKKPNQILPEEIVFDAGQETLTMLTEKLKSAQFVLWNGTIGAYEQGFVEGTEALAKAIAESGVEAIVGGGDTLAAIDKLALNDKFSFVSTGGGAMLDFLASETLPGIAALEASAAHN